A portion of the Oncorhynchus nerka isolate Pitt River linkage group LG27, Oner_Uvic_2.0, whole genome shotgun sequence genome contains these proteins:
- the slc14a2 gene encoding urea transporter 2 isoform X1 has translation MPGLHRTKDIPKNISSFYSALTQELASAFQSKKEQQPLMANPDPEMSGGWEQKAAQGESAVHTCQQKAKARLLLLLSYISGDMEVFAEWMKKQFFLLQLLDWVLRGAAQVMFVNNPLSGLVIFAGLILQNRWWALNGFVGTLFATISALILQQSRGAIAAGLYGYNGILVGLLMAVFSNAGDWYWWLLLPNIVMSMTCPIVSSALASINSRWDLPVFTLPFNILVCLHMVATGHYNHHFPQVLIQPRTELANITWAEVNVAKLFTAVPVGIGQVYGCDNPWTGGIFMVALFISSPITCAHATIGSAVGMISGLALAAPFEAIYFGLWGYNCVLACIAIGGMFYALTWQVHLLAITCAFFCAYLGSAIANVMSTFGLPACTWPFCLSALTFLLFTTETNTIFKLPLANVAYPERNLRFFWKLRKKEKLEREEKEIDEEKWRAKEQELLGNDKEVLRMERMDGKEKEGKEINKMMIQEEEMMEVALGEVSSMAENV, from the exons AAAGAGCAGCAGCCACTGATGGCCAACCCAGATCCAGAGATGTCAGGGGGCTGGGAGCAGAAGGCGGCTCAGGGGGAGTCTGCAGTCCACACCTGCCAACAGAAGGCCAAGGCCcggctgctactgttactgtcctaCATCTCAGGAGACATGGAGGTGTTTGCAGAGTGGATGAAAA AACAGTTCTTCCTACTCCAGCTGCTAGACTGGGTTCTCCGTGGTGCTGCCCAGGTCATGTTTGTCAACAATCCTCTGAGTGGCCTAGTGATCTTTGCTGGGCTGATCCTGCAGAACCGCTGGTGGGCTCTCAACGGCTTCGTGGGCACACTCTTCGCCACCATCTCTGCCCTCATACTGCAAcagagcag GGGTGCGATTGCAGCGGGGCTGTATGGTTACAATGGGATCTTGGTGGGGCTGCTGATGGCCGTGTTCTCTAACGCTGGAGACTGGTACTGGTGGCTCCTACTGCCCAACATCGTCATGTCTATGACCTG ccctaTAGTGTCCAGTGCGTTGGCGTCCATTAACAGTCGTTGGGACCTGCCAGTGTTCACTCTTCCCTTCAACATCCTGGTATGTCTCCACATGGTGGCTACTGgccactacaaccaccacttcCCCCAAGTCCTCATCCAGCCGCGCACAGAACTAGCCAACATCACCTGGGCTGAGGTCAACGTAGCTAAG ctgTTCACAGCAGTGCCAGTAGGTATAGGCCAGGTTTATGGGTGTGATAACCCCTGGACAGGAGGAATCTTCATGGTCGCTCTCTTCATTTCCTCTCCCATCACCTGTGCTCACGCTACCATTGGATCCGCAGTCGGCATGATctcag GTCTGGCCCTGGCAGCTCCATTTGAGGCGATCTACTTTGGTCTGTGGGGGTATAACTGTGTTCTAGCTTGCATCGCTATTGGAGGGATGTTCTACGCTCTCACCTGGCAGGTACACCTGCTGGCAATCACCTGTG CTTTCTTCTGTGCATATCTGGGCTCAGCCATCGCTAATGTCATGTCCACA TTTGGCCTGCCAGCCTGCACCTGGCCCTTCTGTCTCTCCGCCCTCACCTTCCTTCTGTTTACCACGGAAACCAACACCATATTCAAGCTGCCGCTGGCTAACGTGGCCTACCCAGAGAGGAACCTGCGCTTCTTCTGGAAGCTCCGAAAGAAGGAgaagctggagagagaggagaaggaaataGATGAGGAAAAGTGGAGGGCAAAGGAGCAGGAGCTGCTAGGTAACGATAAAGAGGTGCTGAGGATGGAGAGAATGGATGGCAAAGAGAAGGAAGGCAAGGAGATTAATAAAATGATGATTCAGGAGGAAGAGATGATGGAGGTGGCCTTGGGTGAAGTGAGCAGCATGGCAGAAAATGTCTGA
- the slc14a2 gene encoding urea transporter 2 isoform X2 → MPGLHRTKKEQQPLMANPDPEMSGGWEQKAAQGESAVHTCQQKAKARLLLLLSYISGDMEVFAEWMKKQFFLLQLLDWVLRGAAQVMFVNNPLSGLVIFAGLILQNRWWALNGFVGTLFATISALILQQSRGAIAAGLYGYNGILVGLLMAVFSNAGDWYWWLLLPNIVMSMTCPIVSSALASINSRWDLPVFTLPFNILVCLHMVATGHYNHHFPQVLIQPRTELANITWAEVNVAKLFTAVPVGIGQVYGCDNPWTGGIFMVALFISSPITCAHATIGSAVGMISGLALAAPFEAIYFGLWGYNCVLACIAIGGMFYALTWQVHLLAITCAFFCAYLGSAIANVMSTFGLPACTWPFCLSALTFLLFTTETNTIFKLPLANVAYPERNLRFFWKLRKKEKLEREEKEIDEEKWRAKEQELLGNDKEVLRMERMDGKEKEGKEINKMMIQEEEMMEVALGEVSSMAENV, encoded by the exons AAAGAGCAGCAGCCACTGATGGCCAACCCAGATCCAGAGATGTCAGGGGGCTGGGAGCAGAAGGCGGCTCAGGGGGAGTCTGCAGTCCACACCTGCCAACAGAAGGCCAAGGCCcggctgctactgttactgtcctaCATCTCAGGAGACATGGAGGTGTTTGCAGAGTGGATGAAAA AACAGTTCTTCCTACTCCAGCTGCTAGACTGGGTTCTCCGTGGTGCTGCCCAGGTCATGTTTGTCAACAATCCTCTGAGTGGCCTAGTGATCTTTGCTGGGCTGATCCTGCAGAACCGCTGGTGGGCTCTCAACGGCTTCGTGGGCACACTCTTCGCCACCATCTCTGCCCTCATACTGCAAcagagcag GGGTGCGATTGCAGCGGGGCTGTATGGTTACAATGGGATCTTGGTGGGGCTGCTGATGGCCGTGTTCTCTAACGCTGGAGACTGGTACTGGTGGCTCCTACTGCCCAACATCGTCATGTCTATGACCTG ccctaTAGTGTCCAGTGCGTTGGCGTCCATTAACAGTCGTTGGGACCTGCCAGTGTTCACTCTTCCCTTCAACATCCTGGTATGTCTCCACATGGTGGCTACTGgccactacaaccaccacttcCCCCAAGTCCTCATCCAGCCGCGCACAGAACTAGCCAACATCACCTGGGCTGAGGTCAACGTAGCTAAG ctgTTCACAGCAGTGCCAGTAGGTATAGGCCAGGTTTATGGGTGTGATAACCCCTGGACAGGAGGAATCTTCATGGTCGCTCTCTTCATTTCCTCTCCCATCACCTGTGCTCACGCTACCATTGGATCCGCAGTCGGCATGATctcag GTCTGGCCCTGGCAGCTCCATTTGAGGCGATCTACTTTGGTCTGTGGGGGTATAACTGTGTTCTAGCTTGCATCGCTATTGGAGGGATGTTCTACGCTCTCACCTGGCAGGTACACCTGCTGGCAATCACCTGTG CTTTCTTCTGTGCATATCTGGGCTCAGCCATCGCTAATGTCATGTCCACA TTTGGCCTGCCAGCCTGCACCTGGCCCTTCTGTCTCTCCGCCCTCACCTTCCTTCTGTTTACCACGGAAACCAACACCATATTCAAGCTGCCGCTGGCTAACGTGGCCTACCCAGAGAGGAACCTGCGCTTCTTCTGGAAGCTCCGAAAGAAGGAgaagctggagagagaggagaaggaaataGATGAGGAAAAGTGGAGGGCAAAGGAGCAGGAGCTGCTAGGTAACGATAAAGAGGTGCTGAGGATGGAGAGAATGGATGGCAAAGAGAAGGAAGGCAAGGAGATTAATAAAATGATGATTCAGGAGGAAGAGATGATGGAGGTGGCCTTGGGTGAAGTGAGCAGCATGGCAGAAAATGTCTGA